From one Comamonas piscis genomic stretch:
- the pyrC gene encoding dihydroorotase, translated as MSTATSSISILRPDDWHIHLRDDAALATTVAHAARQFARAIVMPNLKPPVTTAELALAYKARIVAAIPQGLTFEPLMTLYLTDKLAPEEIVRAKAAGVVACKLYPAGATTNSDHGVTDIRKIYPTLEAMQREGMLLLVHGEVTGSEVDLFDREAAFIDQHMLPLRRDFPELKIVFEHITTREAAQYVTESDRFVGATITPQHLLFNRNAIFTGGIRPHYYCLPVLKREEHRLALVQAATSGNAKFFLGTDSAPHAAQLKEHATGCAGCYSAHAAIEMYAEVFDNAGALGKLEGFASLHGADFYGLPRNTDRITLVRESWTPPESYPFGQADLKPLRSGEALPWKLAG; from the coding sequence ATGAGCACCGCAACCTCCTCCATCAGCATCCTCCGCCCCGACGATTGGCACATTCATCTGCGCGATGACGCCGCCCTGGCCACTACAGTGGCCCATGCCGCGAGGCAGTTTGCCCGTGCCATCGTCATGCCCAACCTCAAGCCCCCGGTCACGACCGCCGAGCTGGCCCTGGCCTACAAGGCGCGCATCGTGGCGGCCATCCCCCAGGGTTTGACGTTTGAGCCGCTGATGACCTTGTACCTGACGGACAAGCTGGCGCCTGAGGAGATCGTGCGGGCCAAGGCCGCTGGCGTCGTGGCCTGCAAGCTCTACCCGGCCGGCGCCACCACCAACAGCGACCATGGCGTCACCGATATCCGCAAGATCTACCCGACCCTGGAGGCGATGCAGCGCGAAGGCATGCTGCTCTTGGTACACGGCGAGGTGACCGGCAGCGAGGTGGACCTGTTTGACCGCGAAGCGGCCTTTATCGACCAGCACATGCTGCCACTGCGCCGCGATTTCCCCGAACTGAAGATCGTGTTCGAGCACATCACCACGCGCGAAGCGGCCCAGTACGTGACCGAGAGCGACCGTTTTGTCGGCGCCACCATCACGCCCCAGCATTTGCTGTTCAACCGCAATGCCATCTTTACCGGCGGCATCCGCCCGCATTACTACTGCCTGCCGGTGCTCAAGCGCGAGGAGCACCGCCTGGCTCTGGTGCAGGCCGCCACCAGCGGCAATGCCAAGTTCTTCCTGGGCACCGACAGCGCCCCCCATGCCGCCCAGCTCAAAGAACACGCCACTGGCTGCGCCGGCTGCTACAGCGCCCATGCTGCGATCGAGATGTATGCCGAGGTGTTTGACAACGCTGGCGCGCTGGGCAAGCTCGAAGGCTTTGCCAGCCTGCATGGTGCCGATTTCTACGGCTTGCCGCGCAATACGGACCGCATCACCTTGGTGCGCGAATCCTGGACCCCGCCCGAGTCCTACCCCTTTGGCCAGGCGGATTTGAAGCCGCTGCGCTCGGGTGAAGCGCTGCCTTGGAAGCTGGCAGGCTGA
- a CDS encoding DUF3025 domain-containing protein yields the protein MDNRQATAGDPPEQGWSSLDWQAPWLQPYEALGLQIRQLDWQSLAMPDLLNRLGDCGRRFVPQSALPPGEAYEGFIARSGCVPTREHMHDGLNGLVWQRFARTKARLNALQAQAIDEAGGVGARRGPLRDALTLFDENGAVLLAPDALWQALRLRQWQRLFVELRPLWHQAQLIVVGHALLEKLISPRKPITAHVFCPPRPLRIVDNIDAVIAASLDAVHLAGKPFTPLPVMGIPGWSQENQHFSFYDDPDVFRSARRPQIS from the coding sequence GTGGATAACCGCCAGGCCACTGCAGGTGACCCGCCTGAGCAAGGCTGGTCATCGCTCGACTGGCAGGCGCCCTGGTTGCAGCCCTACGAGGCGTTGGGCCTGCAGATACGCCAGCTGGATTGGCAAAGCCTGGCCATGCCCGATCTGCTCAACCGCCTGGGCGACTGCGGTCGGCGCTTTGTACCGCAGTCCGCCCTGCCGCCGGGCGAGGCCTACGAAGGCTTTATCGCACGCAGCGGCTGCGTGCCCACCCGCGAACATATGCACGATGGGCTCAACGGCCTGGTCTGGCAGCGCTTTGCGCGCACCAAGGCGCGGCTCAATGCCTTACAGGCCCAGGCGATTGACGAGGCAGGCGGTGTGGGCGCCCGCCGGGGCCCCTTGCGCGATGCGCTGACCCTGTTTGACGAAAACGGCGCGGTGCTGCTGGCGCCCGATGCCCTGTGGCAGGCGCTGCGGCTGCGCCAATGGCAGCGCTTGTTTGTCGAGCTGCGGCCGCTGTGGCATCAGGCGCAGCTGATCGTCGTCGGCCATGCGCTGCTCGAAAAGCTCATCAGCCCCAGAAAACCAATCACCGCACATGTTTTTTGCCCTCCACGGCCTTTGCGGATCGTGGACAATATCGACGCGGTCATCGCCGCCTCTCTGGATGCTGTTCATCTGGCTGGCAAGCCTTTTACGCCACTGCCGGTGATGGGCATCCCGGGATGGAGCCAGGAAAACCAGCATTTTTCCTTCTACGATGACCCAGACGTATTTCGCTCGGCCCGACGGCCACAAATATCATAA
- a CDS encoding NAD(P)/FAD-dependent oxidoreductase produces MIRIAELKLPLSAVPYHPENHSEFAPQEALTQLAAQRLGLQPEAIAQLHVHKRSFDARKSELLAVYIVDVTLAEPAQEAALLAHFANDSHVNPTPDMAWYPVGQAPADMQDRPVVVGFGPCGIFAALVLAQMGFKPIVLERGTTVRQRTKDTWGLWRKRRLTPESNVQFGEGGAGTFSDGKLYSQIKDPRHLGRKVMQEFVTHGAPPEILFVAHPHIGTFKLVKVVEGIREEIVRLGGEIRFEQKVTDVLVEGDERQLVGLQVQNLTSGESYTLPTQHAVMALGHSARDTFAMFYERGVAMEAKPFSVGFRIEHPQSVIDRARWGKDAGHPLLGAADYKLVHHASNGRAVYSFCMCPGGTVVAATSEPERVVTNGMSQYSRAERNANAGMVCAISPEDYPRDAESFAWAFGGKTYGVENLAPGAFHPLSGIVLQRQLESKAYVLGGQSYSAPGQLVGDFVDGTPSIAFGTVQPSYKPGVHLGDLHQALPAYAIEAMREALPAFGKKLRGYDMWDAILTGVETRTSSPVKIGRGSDFQSDNTRGLYPAGEGASYAGGILSAGVDGVKVGEAVACAMLGLAVSSSGARGSGGAL; encoded by the coding sequence ATGATCCGGATCGCAGAACTCAAACTCCCCCTCTCGGCGGTGCCTTACCACCCCGAAAACCACAGCGAATTTGCGCCCCAAGAGGCGCTCACTCAACTGGCGGCCCAACGCCTGGGCCTGCAGCCTGAGGCCATTGCGCAGCTGCACGTCCACAAACGCAGCTTTGATGCGCGCAAGTCCGAGCTGCTGGCCGTCTATATCGTCGATGTGACCCTGGCAGAACCCGCGCAGGAAGCAGCGCTGCTGGCGCATTTTGCCAATGATTCCCACGTCAACCCGACGCCCGACATGGCCTGGTACCCAGTGGGCCAGGCGCCTGCCGATATGCAGGACCGCCCGGTCGTGGTGGGCTTTGGGCCTTGCGGCATTTTTGCGGCGCTGGTGCTGGCGCAGATGGGCTTCAAGCCCATCGTGCTGGAGCGCGGCACGACGGTGCGCCAGCGCACCAAGGACACCTGGGGCCTGTGGCGCAAGCGCCGGCTAACGCCTGAATCCAATGTGCAGTTTGGCGAAGGCGGCGCAGGCACCTTCTCGGACGGCAAGCTCTATAGCCAGATCAAGGACCCGCGCCACCTGGGCCGCAAGGTGATGCAGGAGTTCGTCACCCACGGCGCGCCGCCCGAGATCCTGTTTGTGGCCCACCCGCATATCGGCACCTTCAAGCTGGTCAAGGTGGTCGAAGGCATCCGCGAGGAAATCGTGCGGCTGGGCGGCGAGATCCGCTTTGAGCAGAAGGTGACCGATGTACTGGTCGAAGGCGATGAGCGCCAACTGGTAGGCCTGCAAGTACAGAACCTGACCAGCGGCGAGAGCTACACCCTGCCCACCCAGCACGCGGTGATGGCCTTGGGCCACAGCGCGCGCGACACCTTTGCGATGTTCTACGAACGCGGCGTGGCCATGGAGGCCAAGCCTTTCTCGGTGGGCTTCCGCATTGAGCACCCGCAAAGCGTGATTGACCGCGCACGCTGGGGCAAGGATGCCGGCCACCCGCTGCTGGGTGCTGCCGACTACAAGCTGGTGCACCACGCCAGCAATGGCCGCGCCGTCTACAGCTTTTGCATGTGCCCGGGCGGCACCGTGGTGGCTGCCACCAGCGAGCCTGAGCGCGTGGTCACCAACGGCATGAGCCAGTACTCCCGCGCCGAGCGCAATGCCAATGCCGGCATGGTCTGCGCCATCAGCCCCGAAGACTACCCGCGCGATGCCGAGAGCTTTGCCTGGGCCTTTGGCGGCAAAACCTATGGCGTCGAGAACCTGGCTCCGGGTGCGTTCCACCCGCTGTCGGGCATCGTGCTGCAGCGCCAGCTGGAATCCAAGGCCTATGTACTGGGCGGCCAAAGCTACAGCGCGCCCGGCCAGCTGGTCGGCGATTTTGTCGACGGCACGCCCTCGATTGCCTTTGGCACGGTGCAGCCGTCGTACAAGCCAGGCGTCCATCTGGGCGACCTGCACCAGGCGCTGCCGGCCTATGCGATCGAGGCCATGCGCGAGGCGCTGCCCGCCTTTGGCAAGAAGCTCCGGGGCTACGACATGTGGGATGCCATCCTGACGGGTGTGGAGACCCGCACCTCGTCGCCGGTCAAGATTGGCCGAGGCAGCGATTTTCAGAGCGACAACACGCGCGGCCTGTACCCGGCGGGTGAAGGCGCCAGCTACGCCGGCGGCATTCTGTCAGCCGGTGTGGATGGTGTGAAGGTGGGCGAGGCCGTGGCCTGCGCCATGCTGGGTCTGGCGGTGTCCTCTTCGGGCGCACGCGGATCAGGCGGCGCTTTATAA
- the htpX gene encoding protease HtpX has translation MKRMFLFLATNIAVVVVLGIVASLLGVNRFLTSNGLNLGALLGFAFIMGFGGAIISLLMSKPIAKMSMGVKIINEPQSADEAWIVETVRRFSDQAGIKMPDVGIYEGEANAFATGAFKNSALVAVSTGLLQGMTREEVEAVIGHEVAHVANGDMVTMALIQGVMNTFVVFLSRVIGYAVDSFLRRNDEQNSGPGIGYMITTIVLDIVFGFLAAIIVAWFSRQREFRADAGAARLMGRKQPMINALHRLGGMHPGTLPQSMQAMGITGSLGKLFSSHPPIEERVAALQNNQVQ, from the coding sequence ATGAAACGAATGTTCCTTTTTCTGGCGACCAACATCGCCGTCGTTGTGGTGCTCGGCATTGTTGCCAGCCTGCTCGGTGTCAACCGCTTTTTGACGTCCAATGGCCTGAACCTCGGGGCCCTGCTGGGCTTTGCTTTCATCATGGGTTTTGGCGGCGCCATCATCTCGTTGCTGATGAGCAAGCCCATCGCCAAGATGAGCATGGGCGTCAAGATCATCAACGAGCCCCAAAGCGCGGATGAAGCCTGGATCGTCGAGACCGTGCGCCGCTTCTCCGACCAGGCCGGCATCAAGATGCCCGATGTCGGTATCTACGAAGGCGAAGCCAATGCCTTTGCCACTGGCGCCTTCAAGAACTCGGCGCTGGTCGCCGTCTCCACCGGGCTGCTGCAAGGCATGACCCGCGAAGAGGTCGAGGCCGTCATCGGCCACGAGGTGGCCCACGTTGCCAATGGCGACATGGTCACCATGGCGCTGATCCAGGGCGTGATGAACACCTTTGTGGTCTTCCTCTCGCGCGTCATCGGCTATGCAGTCGATTCCTTCCTGCGCCGCAATGACGAGCAGAACTCCGGCCCCGGCATTGGCTACATGATCACCACCATCGTGCTCGATATCGTCTTCGGCTTCCTGGCCGCCATCATCGTGGCCTGGTTCTCGCGCCAGCGCGAGTTCCGCGCCGACGCCGGTGCTGCGCGCCTGATGGGCCGCAAGCAGCCGATGATCAATGCGCTGCACCGCCTGGGCGGCATGCACCCCGGCACCCTGCCGCAAAGCATGCAGGCCATGGGCATCACCGGCAGCCTGGGCAAGCTGTTCAGCTCGCACCCACCGATTGAAGAGCGTGTGGCTGCGCTGCAAAACAACCAAGTGCAATAA
- a CDS encoding amino acid ABC transporter ATP-binding protein, whose protein sequence is MIEMKNVSKWYGSFQVLNDCSTSISKGEVVVVCGPSGSGKSTLIKTINALEPIQKGEIWVNGTAIHDPKTDLPKLRSTVGMVFQHFELFPHLSVTENLTIAQIKVLGRSADDAKARGLKMLDRVGLMAHKDKFPGQLSGGQQQRVAIARALSMDPSVMLFDEPTSALDPEMVGEVLDVMIGLANEGMTMMCVTHEMGFAKKVASRVIFMDVGGKILEDCSKEDFFGNPDARQPRTKDFLSKILQH, encoded by the coding sequence ATGATTGAAATGAAGAATGTCTCCAAGTGGTATGGCAGCTTCCAGGTGCTCAACGACTGCTCCACCAGCATCTCCAAGGGCGAAGTGGTGGTTGTGTGCGGACCATCGGGCTCGGGCAAGTCGACCCTGATCAAGACCATCAATGCGCTCGAACCCATCCAGAAGGGTGAAATCTGGGTCAACGGCACGGCCATCCACGATCCCAAGACCGACTTGCCCAAGCTGCGCAGCACCGTGGGCATGGTGTTCCAGCATTTCGAGCTGTTCCCCCACCTGTCGGTAACCGAGAACCTGACCATCGCCCAGATCAAGGTGCTGGGCCGCAGTGCGGACGATGCCAAGGCCCGTGGCCTGAAGATGCTGGACCGCGTGGGCCTGATGGCCCACAAGGACAAGTTCCCAGGTCAGCTGTCTGGTGGTCAGCAGCAGCGCGTGGCCATTGCCCGTGCGCTGTCGATGGATCCGAGCGTGATGCTGTTTGACGAGCCCACCTCGGCGCTCGACCCTGAGATGGTCGGCGAAGTGCTGGACGTGATGATTGGCCTGGCCAACGAAGGCATGACCATGATGTGCGTGACGCATGAAATGGGCTTTGCCAAGAAGGTTGCCAGCCGCGTGATCTTCATGGATGTCGGCGGCAAGATCCTGGAAGATTGCTCCAAGGAAGACTTCTTCGGCAACCCCGATGCGCGCCAGCCGCGAACCAAGGACTTCCTGAGCAAGATCCTGCAGCACTGA
- a CDS encoding SbcC/MukB-like Walker B domain-containing protein: MKIRKLRLKNLNSLKGEWCIDFTAAPFADNSLFAITGPTGAGKSTLLDAICLALYHQTPRLATISTGSNDLMTRHTADCLAEVEFEVKGTVYRAFWSQRRARDKADGALQGPKVELARVADGVILSTHSSDKLRQMAEITGLDFQRFTKSMLLAQGGFAAFLEAKANERAELLEELTGTDIYSQISQTVFERARDARQALERDKAQAGGMQLLPEAEREQLQTEAQQLQDTLASLQTRHVALQTLQRWQQQTAQAAQAQHQADERLQQAQQALQAAAPDLKRLQAHGPAQAIAPLHAGWQQAQAATAAGQAQLAQLQGRLADAHHQQWQLQQHTSALAQQAQQQAEHALQQLQTQQTELQHWLQQHPGHAALGDQLSGWREQLAQRQQQQRQLAQEQAALLQAQQQHQALQQQAAAQATELQQAQTAQQQADAAAHEAQTAQQSRLAPHGGSLVELRAHWQTAQQHQQAWQQLLQHAQQRQPLARDGTQLGDALQACAAPLLQQQQALAALRSQYKAQKERLGDKQKLLAQEQRIQSLESHRQALQPGEACPLCGAHEHPAIAAYAALDVTATEAALQAAQAELETLQQQGEQLSAAHAAALSQQTSLQAQLTAAEQRLAQWQQAWQELATHMAQPIAESAWQQPQVLADAQQASAAHAAQLQQALAAAEAAEQALQRAKDTAHTTAQALQHAQHQQAQLQRSQQDNSAQQQRLIQAVQDLQALAGTTEAALQSSLAPLGLPLPAAADAGTWLQTRQQEWQQWQQRSAQLHTIAQQLALQQHQASQCAQEAQQWQLRLAQSQAPAQKGAASMALPATLADCAALLEQTRQTLASLEGQIQQAGQQLAERQWVETQALTAWNKGLQASPFADAPAFAQALLPAAELAQLTQQRDGLQQTLQRASTVADEAAQQHQQLQAQALTEEAPEALDGHLQALEEERNQTAERMGAHRARLADDAQRRAGQQALLAQIALQEQDSDLWQRLDGLIGSAKGDKYRKFAQGLTLDHLLALANGHLARLHGRYLLQRKTTGELELDIVDSWQGDVARDTRTLSGGEAFLVSLALALALSDLVSSKTSIDSLFLDEGFGTLDGDTLEIALTALDTLNASGKMIGIISHVEALKERIPAQIRVEKGAGIGYSRLELQH; encoded by the coding sequence ATGAAGATACGCAAGCTGCGGCTGAAAAACCTGAACTCGCTCAAAGGCGAGTGGTGCATTGACTTTACGGCGGCGCCCTTTGCTGACAACAGCCTGTTTGCCATCACGGGGCCCACGGGCGCTGGCAAATCGACCTTGCTGGATGCCATTTGCCTGGCGCTCTACCACCAGACGCCCCGGCTGGCGACCATCAGCACCGGCAGCAATGACCTGATGACGCGCCACACGGCGGACTGCCTGGCAGAGGTGGAGTTTGAAGTCAAAGGCACTGTTTACCGCGCCTTCTGGAGCCAGCGCCGCGCCCGCGACAAGGCCGACGGCGCACTGCAAGGCCCCAAGGTGGAACTGGCGCGCGTGGCCGATGGCGTGATCCTGAGCACCCATAGCAGCGACAAGCTGCGCCAGATGGCCGAGATCACCGGGCTGGATTTTCAGCGCTTTACCAAATCGATGCTGCTGGCCCAGGGCGGCTTTGCAGCATTTTTGGAGGCAAAAGCCAATGAGCGCGCTGAGCTGCTCGAAGAGCTGACGGGGACCGACATTTACAGCCAGATTTCGCAGACCGTGTTTGAGCGCGCCCGCGATGCCCGCCAGGCGCTGGAGCGCGACAAGGCCCAGGCGGGCGGCATGCAACTGCTGCCCGAGGCCGAGCGCGAACAGCTGCAAACGGAAGCCCAGCAGCTGCAAGACACCCTCGCCAGCCTGCAAACGCGCCATGTTGCGCTGCAAACTTTGCAGCGCTGGCAGCAGCAAACTGCACAAGCGGCGCAGGCGCAGCACCAGGCCGATGAGCGCCTGCAGCAGGCCCAACAAGCACTGCAGGCTGCCGCCCCTGATCTGAAACGCCTGCAGGCCCATGGCCCTGCGCAAGCGATTGCCCCGCTGCATGCGGGCTGGCAGCAGGCGCAAGCAGCCACCGCAGCGGGCCAAGCCCAGCTGGCGCAATTGCAGGGCCGCCTCGCCGATGCCCACCACCAGCAATGGCAGCTGCAGCAGCACACCAGTGCGCTGGCGCAGCAGGCCCAGCAGCAGGCAGAACACGCACTGCAGCAGCTGCAAACCCAGCAGACCGAGCTTCAGCACTGGCTGCAGCAGCACCCCGGCCATGCTGCATTAGGCGACCAGCTGAGCGGCTGGCGCGAGCAGCTGGCGCAGCGACAGCAGCAACAGCGGCAGTTGGCACAAGAGCAGGCCGCGTTGCTGCAGGCCCAACAACAGCACCAGGCGCTGCAGCAGCAAGCAGCCGCACAGGCCACCGAACTACAACAGGCCCAAACAGCGCAGCAACAGGCAGATGCAGCAGCGCACGAGGCCCAGACAGCGCAACAAAGCCGCCTGGCACCGCATGGCGGCAGCCTGGTCGAGCTGCGCGCTCACTGGCAAACGGCCCAACAGCACCAGCAAGCCTGGCAGCAGCTGCTGCAGCATGCCCAGCAACGCCAACCGCTGGCGCGGGATGGCACGCAGTTGGGTGATGCACTGCAGGCCTGTGCGGCACCCCTGCTGCAACAGCAACAGGCATTGGCGGCCTTGCGCAGCCAGTACAAGGCCCAGAAAGAGCGGTTGGGCGACAAGCAAAAACTGCTGGCCCAGGAACAGCGCATCCAAAGCCTGGAATCCCACCGCCAGGCCTTGCAACCGGGAGAGGCCTGCCCGCTCTGCGGCGCCCATGAGCACCCTGCGATTGCTGCCTATGCGGCGCTCGATGTGACCGCCACCGAAGCAGCGCTGCAAGCGGCCCAGGCCGAGCTGGAAACGCTGCAACAACAAGGTGAGCAGCTCAGCGCCGCGCATGCTGCCGCTCTGAGCCAACAAACCAGCCTGCAGGCCCAACTGACAGCGGCCGAGCAGCGCCTGGCGCAATGGCAGCAGGCATGGCAGGAACTCGCCACACACATGGCGCAGCCCATCGCCGAATCTGCCTGGCAGCAGCCACAGGTATTGGCTGATGCGCAGCAAGCCAGCGCCGCCCACGCTGCCCAGCTGCAGCAGGCGTTGGCGGCGGCCGAAGCGGCAGAGCAAGCGCTGCAACGCGCCAAAGACACCGCCCATACCACCGCACAGGCCTTGCAGCATGCCCAGCACCAGCAAGCACAGCTGCAGCGCAGCCAGCAAGACAACAGCGCGCAGCAGCAGCGGCTGATCCAAGCGGTGCAAGACCTGCAGGCCCTGGCCGGTACAACGGAGGCAGCGCTGCAATCCAGCCTGGCCCCGCTGGGCCTGCCCTTACCCGCAGCGGCCGATGCCGGTACCTGGTTGCAGACCCGCCAGCAGGAATGGCAGCAGTGGCAACAGCGCAGCGCGCAGTTGCACACCATCGCCCAGCAACTGGCGCTGCAGCAGCACCAGGCCAGCCAGTGCGCGCAAGAGGCCCAGCAATGGCAGCTGCGCCTGGCGCAATCGCAGGCTCCCGCGCAAAAAGGTGCTGCAAGCATGGCGCTGCCCGCTACGCTGGCGGATTGCGCAGCGCTGCTGGAACAGACCCGCCAAACGCTGGCCAGCCTGGAGGGCCAGATCCAGCAAGCGGGCCAGCAACTGGCCGAGCGGCAATGGGTTGAGACGCAGGCTCTGACCGCTTGGAACAAGGGCCTGCAAGCGAGCCCCTTTGCCGATGCACCCGCCTTTGCGCAAGCGCTGCTGCCAGCCGCCGAGCTGGCCCAGCTCACACAGCAGCGCGATGGGCTGCAGCAAACGCTGCAGCGCGCCAGCACCGTGGCCGATGAAGCGGCGCAACAGCACCAGCAACTGCAGGCCCAGGCCTTGACGGAGGAAGCACCCGAAGCTCTGGATGGGCACTTACAGGCGCTGGAGGAAGAGCGCAACCAGACGGCAGAGCGCATGGGCGCCCACCGCGCGCGCCTGGCCGATGATGCGCAGCGCCGCGCAGGGCAGCAGGCGCTGTTGGCGCAGATTGCGCTGCAAGAACAGGACAGCGATCTGTGGCAACGGCTCGATGGCCTGATTGGCTCGGCCAAGGGCGACAAGTACCGCAAGTTTGCCCAGGGCCTCACCCTGGACCATTTGCTGGCACTCGCCAACGGCCATCTGGCGCGGCTGCATGGCCGCTACCTGCTGCAGCGCAAAACGACGGGCGAGCTGGAGCTGGATATCGTCGACAGCTGGCAAGGCGATGTAGCGCGGGACACGCGCACCTTGTCGGGTGGCGAGGCGTTCCTGGTCAGCCTGGCATTGGCACTTGCGCTGTCCGATTTGGTCAGCAGCAAGACCTCCATCGATTCGCTGTTCCTGGACGAAGGCTTTGGCACCTTGGATGGCGACACCTTGGAGATCGCGTTGACGGCGCTGGACACGCTGAACGCCAGCGGCAAGATGATCGGCATCATCAGCCATGTGGAGGCGCTCAAGGAGCGCATTCCGGCGCAAATCCGGGTGGAGAAGGGGGCGGGGATTGGATATTCGCGTTTAGAACTTCAGCACTGA
- a CDS encoding amino acid ABC transporter substrate-binding protein, protein MWLNHIFRGAVLLCLASSSLAQTPLPDNWDKIKESQRITVGYRPDGLPFAYEMGEAKKPVGYAIDICQALIAKLQQNMGLAKLDIQYRAINGQTRFTDLASGAIDVDCSNTTNTKDRRESKHVSFSLPYYIAGVRMLVKSDSGINDVDDLSGKRVITTKGTTSLQVLERRVAVNGLKIQHSECLTHNDCFKAVQGGTADVWLMDDILLAAHRAQAEKPEQVKLIGKLMSIEPLSLMMRDSDVRMKKVFDAEMRNLSQNFEITRLYKKWFESPLPGKGFALNVPMSYLLTDMLRFPSDKFDN, encoded by the coding sequence ATGTGGCTAAACCATATTTTTCGCGGCGCTGTGCTGCTGTGCCTTGCCAGCAGCAGCCTGGCTCAGACCCCTTTGCCCGACAACTGGGACAAGATCAAGGAGTCGCAGCGCATTACGGTGGGCTACCGCCCGGACGGACTGCCGTTTGCCTACGAGATGGGCGAGGCCAAGAAACCGGTGGGCTACGCCATCGACATCTGCCAGGCACTCATCGCAAAACTGCAGCAGAACATGGGCCTGGCCAAGCTGGACATCCAGTACCGCGCCATCAACGGACAGACCCGCTTTACCGATCTGGCCAGTGGCGCCATTGACGTGGACTGCAGCAACACCACCAACACCAAGGACCGGCGCGAAAGCAAGCATGTGTCCTTCAGCCTGCCCTACTACATTGCCGGCGTGCGCATGCTGGTCAAGTCTGACAGCGGCATCAACGATGTGGATGACCTCTCGGGCAAGCGCGTGATCACCACCAAGGGCACCACCTCGCTGCAGGTGCTGGAGCGCCGCGTGGCCGTCAACGGCCTCAAGATCCAGCACAGCGAATGCCTCACCCACAACGACTGCTTCAAGGCGGTGCAAGGCGGCACGGCCGATGTCTGGTTGATGGACGACATCCTGCTCGCAGCCCACCGCGCCCAAGCCGAGAAGCCCGAGCAGGTCAAGCTGATTGGCAAGCTGATGTCGATCGAGCCGCTGTCGCTGATGATGCGCGACAGCGATGTGCGCATGAAGAAGGTGTTCGACGCGGAAATGCGCAACCTCTCGCAGAACTTCGAGATCACCCGGCTGTACAAGAAGTGGTTCGAGTCGCCACTGCCGGGCAAGGGCTTTGCACTGAATGTGCCCATGTCCTACTTGCTCACCGACATGCTGCGCTTCCCCAGCGACAAGTTCGACAACTGA
- a CDS encoding YXWGXW repeat-containing protein codes for MSHTPSSWRSAALCAGALAVATLVTGCVVAPAEPYAYGNTGAVVVSSEAPPPLRYEPAPVAVAPIATQIWIGGFWDWNGGRYVWREGRWAAPPHRGDHWVPREWVRSPHGWQARGGHWERR; via the coding sequence ATGTCGCACACTCCCTCCTCTTGGCGTTCGGCCGCTTTGTGTGCCGGCGCCCTGGCGGTCGCTACTTTGGTGACCGGCTGCGTTGTAGCACCGGCTGAGCCCTATGCCTATGGCAACACCGGGGCCGTGGTCGTATCGTCGGAAGCGCCGCCACCGCTTCGCTATGAGCCCGCCCCGGTCGCTGTGGCGCCCATTGCCACCCAAATCTGGATTGGCGGCTTCTGGGATTGGAACGGTGGCCGCTATGTCTGGCGTGAAGGCCGCTGGGCAGCCCCGCCCCACCGGGGTGACCACTGGGTGCCCCGTGAATGGGTGCGCAGCCCCCATGGCTGGCAAGCCCGTGGCGGACACTGGGAGCGCCGCTAA